In Glycine max cultivar Williams 82 chromosome 15, Glycine_max_v4.0, whole genome shotgun sequence, the DNA window AATGAAGAGTGTGAAGCTAACTTTTTGAAGCTCAAATAGTTCCTTGCCTCACCACCTATCCTCACAAGACCTCAACCAAGAAAAGATTTGATTTTTCTCTTGGTAGTGTCAAAACACGCCATAAATTCAGTAATCATGGTAGaagattgtaaaaattaaacctTTATTTACTATGTTAGTCAAGTCTTGAAAGATGTAGAGACTTGATATCAGATGATTGAGAAGTTAGCCTTAGCTCTAGTCACTTCTAGTAGATGAGTAAGGTTGTATTTCTAGAGTTATCGGATAGTGGTTCAAACTGATCATCTTATTCAAATGGTGCTGAAGAAACCAGAACTTGTATGCCAAAAGATAGCTTGGTCAGTCGAGATGTCGGAATTAGGAATCAAGTACGAATCGAGGGGGCCTATGAAGGCTCAGTGCCTAGCAGACCTCATGGCCAAGTTAGCAACCACTATAGAGACAAAGTCATTCAGGTGGAAGCTATATGTAGATGGATTATCAAACACAAAAGGCAGCGGGATAAGAGTGATTTTAGAAAGCCTAGAAGGAGTAATCCTAGAGCAATCCCTTCAGTTCGAGTTTGAAACAACAAACAACCAAGCCGAGTATGAAGCCTTCTTAGTCAAGCAAAAGAAGTAGGAGTCAAGCACTTAAACTGTTGCAATGACTCCAAACTCATCACTAGACAATTGAATGGAGACTTTTAGACTAAGGACCCACAGATGGCAAGAAACTTCCACTTAGCTACCTAACTTAAAGAGGCATTCGCTAAGTTCAAGCTCAGACATGTTGTAAGAGAAAACAATGAAAGAGCCATCTTGCTATCAAAACTTGCTAGCACAAAGAAGAAAAGGCAACATAGAACAATTATCCAGGAAACCATCTCAGACCCAAGCCTTAACAAGATGGTGCCGAGTGTAACCTTTGTTGACTAAGAATGGATGGTCGAGAGCTGGGATTTCCAAGAAAAAGGTTCATTCTCGAAGGACACAATAATGGCAAGAAAGCTCAAAAGAAATGTCAGTTATTATGTTATTGAAGGCGGATACTTATATAGAAGAGGCTTCACATCCCCTTTGTTAAAGTGCCTAACTTGAGAGAAGGCCGAGTATATGCTGAACGAGATGCATAGAGGAGTATGTGGAATGCACTCAAGATCATCATCAATGGGCGCCTGACTGCTTAGAGTAGGATACTACTGGTTGACAATAAGAAGAGATTGCATGGACTATATGAAGTAGTGTGAAGAATGTCAGAAATTTAGTAACATATCTCGCCTACCAGCTGAGGAGTTACACAGCATAGCAGCTCCATGGTCTTTGCAACTTAAGGAGTAGACACCCTTGGAACTTTTCCTTTAGCAAAAGCACAAGTAAAGTTTCTCCTGGTAGGCATAGATCATTTCACAAAATGGATCGAGGCCGAGCCTGTGGCAACTTTTTCAGCGGCCAATGTTCAAAAGTTCATTTGGAAGAAGACTGTGTGCAGATTTAGAATTCCCAACACTTTGGTATTcgacaaaaaaaagaaattcatcGACAAAGGAGTTGAGGAATTCCTTAAAAATTAAGGGATTAAGCACCGAGCGACTTCAATAGAACATCCATAGAGTAATTGACAAACTGAACCACCCAATAAGGTCATACTCAGAGAAGTTAAAAAGCGAGTCAGAAAGGCTAAAGGCAACTGGGTCGAAGATCTTCTAACCATCTTATGGGCTTACTCCTTTATTCCACAGTCGATACTTCCTTCCGATTATCATATGGATATGATGCCATGATACCTATAGAAGTTTGAGAACCCTCTATTCGAAAAGAAAATTTCGTAGAGAAAGAGAATGATGAGATACTCTATCAGGCACTCGACTTGGCTGAAGAGACTATTAAAGAATTCCACATGAGAGCCAAGACATACCAAAAAAGAGATGATAAAAGATACAACAATTGGATTAAAGTGAGAAACTTTCAAGCAAGTGACTTGGTATGGAGAAAGTGTGGGAAATCCCGGAAAGATGCTAAGGAAGGCAAACTTGCCGCAAATTGGAAAGGCCCTTTCAAATTTGTTAAAGCACTTAGGAATGTAGCCTACTGACTATAGCACTTATCCGGTAAGGCAATTCCAAGAACTTGGAATGCCTCACATCAAGTTCTATTACAATTAATGTTGTAAGTGGTGATGTACTATTTTTCCTATTGTAGCATTTTTCCCATGATGATTTTTGTTAGAGAGGTTTTAATGAGGCACACTTGAACTTTACATTTATTAAAAGTCTCTTTATTACTATATCATTTGTTTAATAGATTCAAGTAGACCAATAGGTTTCTCTGACTAAAAAATCCAATTTGGCGCATAGATAAGACTAAAACATTTGGCTTACTATAGACCGACAACCATAGTCGGCTAAGTATAGTCTGTAGATAACTTAGCTTTTTGGCTAAAGAAGGACCAAAGAAACTAAGATACTTGGCTAAATATGGATGGTAGATAACTTAACTACTTGGACAAAGAAAGACTAAAGAAGCTAAGTTACTCGACCAAGAATAGATCATAAATAACTAAATCATTTGGCAAAACACTGACCAAAATAGACGAAGTTACTTGACTAAAAATAGACTAAAACTTAAGTCATTTGgctaaaatatagataaaaaaccTAAAGCATTCAGCAAGAACTAGACTAAGTTATTTAGCTAATCGAAAGACGAGACCGAAATCAAGCAATAAGATTTGGTTAAGAATTAATATAACAGATAAAAATTGGCTAACATGTTTAAGTGGATGTTTCACCAAGTAATTCCTAGTTAAAAATTAGAGAATGAAAAGCAATAAAGCCAAATACAACACTTGGAATAAAAAAGTATTGATTCATTAAATAGTGAAATCAAAGGGACCCCATTCGTTAGGCCGGGTCCCAAgcctttacaaaaaaataaattaaaaaactctAAGCTATAGGTGGAGTAGGCTCTTCAATGGCACCCTCTACTTGAGCTTCAGGAATCAACCCCAATTTGTGGTTCACGTCCTAGTCGATATTGAAGAGAAAAAGGTCAGCTTCCTTGAAGAAGTATATGGCTTATCGAGTAGCCTTGAAATAGTCGATTTCATGAGTCTTAAGGATCTCAACCACAACTTCGTCAAGATCACTCTTCAGTTTCTCCACATTCACCTTGAAGAGAGCAAACTCCTTGTTAAGGCGTTCAATCTCCTCTTGGAGGTCTTTAGCATAATTCTTGACTAAAGTAAGCCTGGCCTACAAAGCCTCCTCTTGAGTTTTTGCCTCTTTTAACTTAGCCTATGTACCTTCAAGAGACTTCTAAGATTTATTGGTCAATTGTAGCAGTGTCGCATTCGCCTTAGTGGCTTTTACCAAAGCTTGCTCGGCTTTGACAAGTTCAATCTAAGCCTTCCTAGACTCAGCACCAGCCTTCtcgaatcaattttttaataatatttaataaattaagaaataataattaatatgtattaATGAGTGAAAATTTGGATGTATTTCACTCTAAcatatatctatatctatatctatatatatatatataaatctattctttaatttaattaatgttaaaatttgaattttctaattaaaaataatatattttataatttcaactcATGATAAGAAAATTGACTATTGACATAAAAAAGTTTAccattaacaattaatatatgctaaattataaattattaaaattcaatttattatttttttattaaaaatagttttttctctaaaattctaTATGCTACACATAAAgaagacttaaaaaaaatttagcgaTTGGATCgagatttaattttgataacaaCCCTAATTTGATTTAATCATATTTAGTAACTGATTGAAATTTACAATTGACAATAAcagtttatttaaattgaatattAATGAGTGATTAAATTCATCACATTAatgctttttaaaataatttataatatttcacTTTAACACAACACAAAAACACACGCGCGcgcgcgcacacacacacacacacacacatatatatatatatatatatatatatatatatatatatatatatatatatatatatatatatatatatatatatatatattttgcctTTACAAATTTAATCACCAGTTTAGTTTTGAAAACATTGACTCAATTCAAAAACCATTAATTTGGAAAATTTTACAAGTGTTTTTTTCATTATTCCAAAACCTTACAAAAGTTGATGAGGCGAGAgaatttcatataatttatgAAGGTATactttctgttatttttttaatgaaggtCATATAAACGCATATCTACAGATGTAGAAGTTACTTATATTTTGTATTGCaaagaaaacataagaaaaactCATGATAGCAAAGATGTATACAAGGATGTGGACAGTCAGTCTTCTGATGaaaagtttataaataaaacaaacagcTTCTTCAAAAGAATGGAAGGTATGTTCAtagtattacaaaaaaataagcaACCTTAAATGATTTGATTCTAATTTGATTTCTTCTGTATGGACCATCAACTGCACATAACTTAAGCCTGTTTTCTTCTGTATGGACCATTAACTGCACATACTTAAACATGTTTTCCTCTGTATGAACCATTAACTGCACATAACTTAAACAAGCAGAAGCAAATATCAAAATCTGTAAACAAAAGAATTGGAAGACAAACACAACATTCCATCAGGCTTATGTTGTTGGTTGACACAGGTGAGTGGAAAGCTGTTGTTCAATCTGCCAGCTTTTATTTCTCTAGCAGTTGATTCCACACTGCTCAACATCAGGACCAGTGACTCTTGTCGTAAACGGGTCGATTCGGACCCACAGCAGAGAGAAAATGGATGCAAGAAGAATGGACCAGACTACAACAATGGTTGGTGTTCTGTTCTGGCGACCCATGAGACCTTTGAGGAAGGGGTAGAGATGGATGATCACCCAAAATGCAAAGAAAAGCTTACCAAAGAGGGGACCCCATGATTGGTAACCACTGTTGATGGCATAGGAGATGCCTGCAACAACCCCCACCAGGTTTATGATGAGAAGTGTCGTGGGTGGGATGAGAAGGGTTGTCCATTTGAACAAGTAGAGTTCTGCGAAGTCTCCATCCTCATCTGATGCCTTTGAGGTAACGGTGAAGTTAGTGTCAATTCCAGCAAGCACTTTGAGTAAACCTTGGAACACGGCAAAAAGATGGGCCGAAACACCACCAATAACCCAAAATTGTTCATTTCTCCACCACTCATCAATTCCAACACCACTCCACCTCATCTCAAGGATACCGGTTGCAAAGatggaaagaaagagagagataaaCCATATACTTGCAATGTTACTAATCTGCAAACAAGATAAAAGGTACAATATTGTGTTACACACGATTGCATTTTTGAGAAGTTATATGTTTGCTTAAAGAGATGCTACAATATACAAGGTCAAGAGTGGCAGTTTCAAATTTTTGCGTTAGTAGTGAAGGCAATTTCTGGGAGGACAACGTAGGATAATAGGATGTCCTCGGTGATATATTTCCAATCAAGAAAACATACTTATGAATCATCTTGAACATTGTTCGTAAGTCATTTGTTTAACCATCCTAAATTGAAGATAAGCTTACTATATCCTGCTATATTGTATTTCTTCCATTAaagaaatacataatttttcaaCATTTTAATAAACATGCTGTCAGTCCTCAACAGTCAACAATCAACATTTTGACAAATCAGAACCAAGAAACATTAATAGCTCtgtattattgtttattttgctTTTAGTAATATATCCCACCCATAAATCATAACCACAGTAAGGTAATGTGGGAATTTGATCAATGAGAACCGTATCCAAATTAAGACTACAAGGAATATGCTATACACTGAATTATATTAATGAAGAAATCACAAACCTGTGGAATAATGAACTTGTTAGTCAGGAGACAGACAGCAGGTAAGGTACAATACATGAGAAGGGGAATGGAAGTGACTGGATAGATTGTGGTGTTCACATATGCGAACCTCTCGAGCCACTTTAGCCTTCCACTATAACCATACCAGATGGGACAGTGTCGACTAAAAAGAATTTCCACCGAACCTAAAGCCCATCGAAGCACTTGGTTCAGACGGTCTGAAAGATTGATAGGAGCAGAACCTTTAAACGCTGGGAGCTTGGGCATGCAGTATATAGACCTCCAACCACGGGCATGCATCTTGAATCCAGTAAGAATATCTTCTGTGACAGAACCATAAATCCATCCAATCTGTGAAACAGAAGACAAAATAATGATTATCTttgaagataattatattaatgcATCTTGTTTCTTCTAAATAACACACTCATTATATTACCAGTCTCCATATTTACTGCAGAAATACTAATAACTAAAGCATGGTTGAGACAGAAAAACAAATTTGCTGTTTGTCTGTTAAATCAGCTTTCAAACTTTTATCTAGAGTGAAGAAACCACAAACTGACAAGGTCACTTTCATGCATAGTGGCCATGAGAAGagtttaacaaaataaattggTAATGCAGGAAAAGTTCCCCATAGCTATGGTGGAGGTAGATTGTGGATGAGATGTTCATAGTACTCAAGAACTTCGGTGTTTCTAATGGGTGGGTTGCTAAGCCTATAACCCTCATCTCTTGATCTGTTTCATTAAATAAGTCAATAAGAGAAAAGGTTGGAAAAAATTATGCTTCTAGTGAAATCTCACACACCTTACTTAGAAAAGGAAAGGTTTTAAAGCTCCCCTTTTAACTCTGTATAAAGAAGGTAATATATTAAGGAACTCCAACAGGACAGCGCTATACTGttcatatttatcatatttaagtttaattcatTGGATCTTTGGTCTCTGAATGTGCTAATCTGCTACCAATAATCTGATAACTGGATGCGACTGGGAATAAGAAACATAAACGACCAATAAACATAAGGTAACTCATACCTCACTTCCCCATTCTGTTTTATCCTCATAACCACAACTGATAACATGAATAGCCTCCTTAAGAAGAGTTTCTGGAGTTGCAGACTGAGGAACACCACCATTCTCCATGAGTGTAGAGGCAACAAAGACAGCAGACTGACCAAACCTTTTCTCAAGGCTCATTTGTGACATAAGTAGTGATTTCTCATCATCAAATCCAGCACCTAAATAGAAAGGTTGTATAAGAAAATGGTTTATCAATTGAAACAACTGAAAATAAATTGCCATGCTAAGAATACTCcaaggaaattttaaaataactaggAATAATGTACAAGGTTAATAAGGTATATGCAATTTTACAGATAGCCCTGTCAGTTAAAGACATTATGGGAAGTTTAAGTTGAAACTCTTGCAGAACCCCAAAATCAAGCTAccatgctctttttttttttttttatcagcgaagataactatatattaatataagtaCCAGAGTTACAAAGTGTACAAAATAAAAGAGCAGACAGTTGGTTTCAAAACAGACTTAATGTAGTCTTAGAAGAAACCAAATGCTGAATACAGTAATGAGTATATTTACTACTGCTGTTATATTGTTCTATCCTCCATTAATACATAAATCCTGATCTAAGATTGCTCGACCAGTAGTTGTGGTTTATCCCAAAATCCTTTTCCCAACTCATTAACCATGTCCAGAGTAGAAAAGCCGCATCATCCATCACTTTGTTGCTGTTGAAtgtttcatttgaaaatatgatcTTGTTCCGTTGCTCTTCTTTTTAGAAATGGAATAGTAATAGATATAAAAATCTTAATATAACAAAATGTGGCAAGAAACAGTTTACAAGGCAGACCTACCAATGAAATGCACACAGAaggccaaaaattaaaaaaataaaaaataaaaatgacaggCATACCTTCCACCCCCTCTTCTATATCCTCAAGACTAAAGATGGGCACAGTTGGGTCAACATTCTTGCTAGATTTTTTCTTGTCTGAGCCTTTCTTGCTAGATTTTGATCTCTTCTTTCGGTTACCACCACAGAGTGAAGAAAGCAACCCAGGCTTTTTATGCTTAGGTTTAATAGGAGGCTCGTAGCCATACAAAGCTGTTCTATTAAAGACACATCCAGTACCCACATAAACAGGACCTTGAATGCCATCCAAACCTCTCAAGTTTATCTGTTCAGAAAGACACAAGTTGGGAAAATAAGTAACACAAAAAAGTTAAGTCAATATATGTGAGGTACAAGGGATCATCCTTGCAACAAGAAGTTGACTATCATTAACATAATCTTTGACCTAAAACCCAAGAGAAAACATATTAATATGGTGCGCGATGCTTACATCAAAGAAAACAGTATTGCGATTGGCATATCGATCATTCCTATCAATACCATCAAACCTCTGTGGAAACTGGACATAGCAAACATTTTTCCCAAGGTTGGGATCCATCATAAAGCACATAGCTTCCCTCAAGGCTTTACTGTTGTTTATGTAGTGATCACAATCAAGATTCAATAAGAAAGGTCCATTAGTAAGGACTGCTGAGACTCGAACCTGAAACAGTTATATGAATCACCTGTGGTGAGACAAATACGTGGATGCAGATAAGTAATTTCCACATTTTCTATAGTTACTCACAAGTGCATTCATGGCACCAGCCTTCTTGTGATGTTGGAACCCTGGACGTTTTTCACGAGAAACATAGACTAAACGTGGAAGTTCATTACCCTCGGTGTCAAGTCCTCCACTTTGGCCCAAGAAAACCTGCAGATAGAGAATGTGAACTTAGTGAATGATCTGCTTATAACTCCCTTGAATTCCCGATCAGATTCTAACATAGGCATGGGATAAGCTGTGTCAAATGTAATTAACTACAGAAAGTAAGAAAtatcaaatatacaaaatatcatTTACCAGAGTAAACAATTTTTAAACTCACAAGAGTAGACATTAGAGACAATAGATGATATTAATTTCATCCCTCTAACATTTACTCCATCTAGGTTGATGAAACAAAACTTTTGACAGATaattccaaaaataatgaacGAAGCACAAAAGGTTGTTATAAGAATTGGTTATCACGAGaattcaaacaacacaaaaaataagataatcaaATAAGCAAATACCTGAATCATTCCTGGATGGTCTCTAGTGTTGTTTCCAGGCCATGGCGTACCATCTTGCATCACCCATCCTTCTTCAGGAACCTTTTGTGCCTTCGCAACAAGTCCATTGACgcgaattttaaattcttcatattcTCTCTGTGAAGCAGAAAAAGGAATTGACCTTAAAAATTCTCTAAGAAACATTAGTGTAGGGCACATGCATAACAGGACCACAGAATGATCCACATTTGGAACTCAATCTCTCACCTTCATTGCTCTACGATCTTTGACAAATGATGGTTGAACCTTATCCTTCAAGTAGTCAATCTTCTGTGCAAAATACCACTCAGGTGCCCGAGGTTCAATGTTATATTTCTTGCTGAAAGGAACCCATTTCCTAGCAAACTCTGATGTCTCAGCCAGAGCTTCAAATGTCAACATAGCAGCACCATCATCAGAGACATAACATGAGACCTTATCCACTGGGTAGTCAACAGAAAGAATAGATAGGACAGTGTTCGCAGTCACAAGTGGGGGTTCTTTTAATGGATCAACAGTACTGACAAAAATGTCAACAGCTGCTAGCTGTGATGGTTCCCCTTCCTGATCATATCTGCACTCACATATGCTTGTATTAAAAAAGTATcataatgaaaaggaaaaaaaagaaaaaaaaaaaaagaaacatgtcAAATGAAAGTTTGTACAGAAAGAGAAAATTGTGATCATAGAAAGGCCCTACCTTAGTGCAAGTCTGTCAAGATAGGTTTCACGGTTCACAGGGAGCCACTTGGGGAATTGATCAAATATCCACGATATGGCAAACCAAATCTCACATATGACTGATATCAACCACAATGCATATGCATTGGGCACAGGATTTGTTATTCGATAATGCAGAAAAATGCATAGGATAACCAGCCGCAGAGCAATGACCATACGATATGGATTGATCCTAGATGATGGAATAGAAACCTTCCTAGAGAGGGGTTGCCGAGCTTCATCATTCCTgcataataaaaacaaattatataatccTGTCTCACACAGAAATCCGAAGACAAGGGACAAGCATTGGGCTCATAACAAGACTTTTGGATGACTTTGCTTATTCAACacaattatacaaaaaattacaacaGGAATTACAAACTCTCCAAGTATCAGTCATGATATATTATCACTCAATGAGATGATATTCGTAACTGCCAAAAAGCAGAATAACAGTGATTATGGTATAAATCATACATGACattcaaaatagttttttgaTACCGACAGAGCTAGAAGTAGAGAGCTCATAACAGAAATTAAGCagcatatatttttataattaaataaagaagtACTCACAACAAGGAATCGTCCACAAGCACATCAGTACTAGCATCAATATCTCCAGCTCCTCTTTCAGAAGTAGCTTGGCCTGTGCTCATTGGAGCAACATTCTTATCTTGCTTCATTTTCCAGCCATCAACTCTTTCTTTCCATGCCACATTACCCAATCCAGGATCCCCAACCCTAATATTTGCTGCACAAATATAATATCCAGACGCCCAAAATCACAACCAAACaactaaataaagaagaaatataataatgacACTACATGAAAATGTGCATAGTTCAAGAGGGGGAGGAAATACGTGATTGATTAAGGTCAGAGGAATATTGAAGATTATGGACACGCTTCCCTCGGCCACCTGGAGATGCCATTGACAGCCTCTCAGGTGAGGCTGCAGATAATTCTCCAGAAACCTGAAATTTAAGATAGaccaaagaaaatcaaatttcaaacttcattCAAAGATACTTGCTAAAAGGGGGATGATGGAGAAAGTGGACATTTTTAAGGGTTGGGTGTGGGAATGGAGAAAAACATCACAGTGGAACCTAGTTGAACTACCTCTTGTCCACCAGAGAGCAGAGGAATGTGATTGTGAGAAACTTCCTTATCATAATTTGGAGCAACAGCCTCCTCTGCTCGCCCATGTGCCATTTGCCAGCCCAACATGCGCTCAATCTTCTGTTTTTCATTCTGATTTTCTGAATTGTAATTTAAGTCACTAGCACCCTCATCAGCACCCCCATCCTCTTCCTGGTCTCCAAGAATTGCAGGACTTCCTAGAATCATTAAAATAAGCAGGGAAATTACTAATTAGAATGAAAAGGTAGAGACTCTTCATATATGGACTGGGTATAGCAGATCAAAACTACAAACTTTACATAATGACATATCCATTGTGTGCAAGAATAAATTTATCTTGCAGGTAAACAATCCAAGTGGTGGAAACAAAAGGATATTAGGGGGAACCAGTGTGGAAAGCAAAATTCTCAAGCATAAATCTAATTATTCTATGATTTTGTATTGCAGTTTGCACTATGTAGTTAAGAAATTACAGTCATAAAGATTATCAAAGCCAATAACTTAAGTGGC includes these proteins:
- the LOC100793104 gene encoding cellulose synthase A catalytic subunit 3 [UDP-forming], giving the protein MTESEEAGAKPMNTLGGQVCQICGDNIGNNVNGDPFIACDVCAFPVCRACYEYERKDGNQSCPQCKTRYKRHKGSPAILGDQEEDGGADEGASDLNYNSENQNEKQKIERMLGWQMAHGRAEEAVAPNYDKEVSHNHIPLLSGGQEVSGELSAASPERLSMASPGGRGKRVHNLQYSSDLNQSPNIRVGDPGLGNVAWKERVDGWKMKQDKNVAPMSTGQATSERGAGDIDASTDVLVDDSLLNDEARQPLSRKVSIPSSRINPYRMVIALRLVILCIFLHYRITNPVPNAYALWLISVICEIWFAISWIFDQFPKWLPVNRETYLDRLALRYDQEGEPSQLAAVDIFVSTVDPLKEPPLVTANTVLSILSVDYPVDKVSCYVSDDGAAMLTFEALAETSEFARKWVPFSKKYNIEPRAPEWYFAQKIDYLKDKVQPSFVKDRRAMKREYEEFKIRVNGLVAKAQKVPEEGWVMQDGTPWPGNNTRDHPGMIQVFLGQSGGLDTEGNELPRLVYVSREKRPGFQHHKKAGAMNALVRVSAVLTNGPFLLNLDCDHYINNSKALREAMCFMMDPNLGKNVCYVQFPQRFDGIDRNDRYANRNTVFFDINLRGLDGIQGPVYVGTGCVFNRTALYGYEPPIKPKHKKPGLLSSLCGGNRKKRSKSSKKGSDKKKSSKNVDPTVPIFSLEDIEEGVEGAGFDDEKSLLMSQMSLEKRFGQSAVFVASTLMENGGVPQSATPETLLKEAIHVISCGYEDKTEWGSEIGWIYGSVTEDILTGFKMHARGWRSIYCMPKLPAFKGSAPINLSDRLNQVLRWALGSVEILFSRHCPIWYGYSGRLKWLERFAYVNTTIYPVTSIPLLMYCTLPAVCLLTNKFIIPQISNIASIWFISLFLSIFATGILEMRWSGVGIDEWWRNEQFWVIGGVSAHLFAVFQGLLKVLAGIDTNFTVTSKASDEDGDFAELYLFKWTTLLIPPTTLLIINLVGVVAGISYAINSGYQSWGPLFGKLFFAFWVIIHLYPFLKGLMGRQNRTPTIVVVWSILLASIFSLLWVRIDPFTTRVTGPDVEQCGINC